From the Senegalimassilia faecalis genome, one window contains:
- a CDS encoding NADH-quinone oxidoreductase subunit C translates to MAIPANYQEISIESLPELSARLKAEGHRFVQVLAVNTEAGIDVQYTFMKDGVLEAFTIKGVQKGVPIPSITDNFIAAFVFENEIHDLFGVEIRNIAIDFKGNFYAVAQREPMTIISPAQKAARDKAKKAAAAKAERARQAAAANASFVTEHPYAKAKVAGVAPSAAAADIELKMAGADPEKIARVKAALAAKAKKAEQEAEAAKPQVFDEQLEAKLAAMDPEKAAKVRTAMARKAKLADMDPEKAAQVRGALANEAKLESQRAVGQQTPQKQAELEAKLAQLDPERAAKVRAALDARARQETAKAEHDEKVAVLEERLKNMDPEKAARVRAAFLEKQRAAGAGADGKAGE, encoded by the coding sequence ATGGCCATTCCTGCAAACTATCAAGAGATCTCCATCGAAAGCCTGCCTGAGCTTTCGGCGCGGCTGAAGGCCGAAGGCCACCGTTTCGTGCAAGTGCTTGCCGTCAACACCGAGGCCGGCATCGACGTGCAGTACACGTTCATGAAAGACGGCGTGCTTGAGGCGTTCACCATCAAGGGCGTGCAGAAGGGCGTGCCCATCCCCAGCATCACCGACAACTTCATCGCCGCGTTCGTGTTCGAGAACGAGATCCACGACCTGTTCGGCGTCGAGATCCGCAACATCGCCATCGACTTCAAGGGCAATTTCTACGCCGTGGCGCAGCGCGAGCCGATGACCATCATCTCGCCTGCTCAGAAGGCCGCCCGCGACAAGGCGAAGAAGGCCGCCGCCGCTAAGGCCGAGCGTGCCCGCCAGGCCGCCGCGGCCAATGCGTCGTTCGTGACCGAACATCCGTATGCGAAGGCGAAGGTCGCGGGCGTGGCTCCTTCCGCTGCCGCTGCCGATATCGAGCTGAAGATGGCCGGCGCCGATCCCGAGAAGATCGCTCGCGTGAAGGCTGCGCTTGCCGCGAAGGCCAAGAAGGCCGAGCAGGAGGCCGAGGCCGCCAAGCCGCAGGTGTTCGACGAGCAGCTTGAGGCCAAGCTTGCCGCCATGGACCCCGAGAAGGCCGCGAAGGTGCGCACCGCCATGGCGCGCAAGGCAAAGCTTGCCGACATGGACCCCGAAAAAGCCGCGCAGGTGCGCGGGGCGCTTGCGAACGAGGCGAAGCTGGAGTCCCAGCGCGCCGTTGGCCAGCAAACGCCGCAGAAGCAGGCCGAGCTTGAGGCCAAGCTTGCCCAGCTCGACCCCGAGCGCGCGGCGAAGGTGCGTGCAGCGCTAGATGCGCGCGCCCGTCAGGAAACGGCGAAGGCCGAGCACGACGAGAAGGTTGCCGTGCTTGAGGAGCGCCTGAAGAACATGGATCCCGAGAAAGCGGCGCGCGTGCGTGCGGCGTTTTTGGAGAAGCAGCGCGCGGCTGGTGCCGGCGCCGACGGAAAGGCAGGTGAGTAA
- a CDS encoding hydrogenase large subunit, translating to MGKATVIPFGPQHPVLPEPLHLDLVVEDETVLEAIPQIGFVHRGLEKLVETRDYNQFIYVAERICGICAFGHSMGYAETVEQLMGVEIPERAEYLRVIWHELSRIHSHVLWLGLAADAFGFESLFMHCWRLRERVLDIFEKTTGGRVIFSVVKVGGVQRDIDNDMFAYIKQVLAGITDEYKQIVATLLTDSSVKNRLVGVGYISHDDAVAQSLVGPFGRASGVNYDVRMLGNGAYGKLSDFQPVLDNDGDCYARVKVRCQEVLQSIDIIDEMIDTIPAGDIAVKVKGNPTAGAEACNVLEQPRGECYYYARGNGTKYLERMRMRTPTSQNLAGMTLALKGCDLADVNNIVLTIDPCISCTER from the coding sequence ATGGGAAAGGCAACGGTCATCCCGTTCGGCCCGCAGCACCCGGTGCTTCCCGAGCCTTTGCATCTTGACCTCGTGGTGGAAGACGAGACGGTCCTCGAGGCCATCCCGCAGATCGGCTTCGTGCACCGCGGCTTGGAAAAGCTGGTGGAAACGCGCGACTACAACCAGTTCATCTACGTTGCCGAGCGCATCTGCGGCATCTGCGCGTTCGGCCATTCCATGGGCTATGCCGAAACGGTCGAGCAGCTTATGGGCGTGGAGATTCCCGAGCGTGCCGAGTACCTGCGCGTTATCTGGCACGAGCTGTCGCGTATCCACTCGCACGTGCTGTGGCTGGGCCTTGCTGCCGACGCGTTCGGCTTCGAAAGCCTGTTCATGCACTGCTGGCGCCTGCGCGAGCGCGTGCTCGACATCTTCGAGAAAACCACGGGCGGCCGCGTCATCTTCTCTGTGGTGAAGGTAGGCGGCGTGCAGCGCGACATCGACAACGACATGTTTGCCTACATCAAGCAGGTGCTTGCGGGCATCACCGACGAGTACAAGCAGATCGTGGCAACGCTGCTTACCGATTCTTCCGTGAAGAACCGCCTGGTGGGCGTGGGCTATATCAGCCACGACGACGCCGTGGCGCAAAGCCTTGTCGGGCCGTTCGGCCGCGCGTCGGGCGTGAACTACGACGTGCGCATGCTTGGCAATGGTGCATACGGCAAGCTGTCCGACTTCCAGCCCGTGCTTGACAACGACGGCGACTGCTATGCGCGCGTGAAGGTGCGCTGCCAAGAGGTGCTGCAGTCCATCGACATCATCGACGAGATGATCGACACCATCCCTGCCGGCGATATCGCCGTGAAGGTCAAGGGCAACCCTACGGCCGGCGCCGAGGCGTGCAACGTGCTTGAGCAACCGCGCGGCGAGTGCTACTACTATGCACGCGGCAACGGCACGAAGTACTTGGAGCGCATGCGCATGCGCACGCCAACTTCGCAGAACCTTGCAGGCATGACGTTGGCGCTGAAGGGGTGCGATCTGGCCGATGTCAACAACATCGTGCTGACAATCGACCCCTGCATCAGCTGCACGGAAAGGTAG
- a CDS encoding 4Fe-4S dicluster domain-containing protein has protein sequence MGGFKLGKMTFGSLFKKPETVLYPVQKKEPPRGLKGHVVVDVDTCILCSLCQKRCPCGAIEVDKKARKWTIDHFRCVQCASCVYECPKGSLTMEPTYAAVSRSKSVHVFEVPERPKTA, from the coding sequence ATGGGCGGATTCAAACTTGGAAAGATGACGTTCGGGTCGCTGTTCAAAAAGCCCGAAACGGTGCTGTACCCGGTGCAGAAAAAAGAGCCGCCGCGCGGGTTAAAAGGCCATGTGGTGGTGGACGTTGACACGTGCATCCTGTGCAGCCTGTGCCAGAAGCGCTGCCCCTGCGGCGCCATCGAGGTGGACAAGAAGGCACGCAAGTGGACGATCGACCACTTCCGCTGCGTGCAATGCGCCAGCTGCGTATACGAGTGCCCGAAGGGGTCGCTGACCATGGAGCCCACGTACGCCGCCGTTTCGCGGAGCAAAAGCGTGCACGTGTTCGAGGTGCCCGAGCGGCCGAAAACGGCGTAA
- a CDS encoding CDP-alcohol phosphatidyltransferase family protein: MSAKNNEQVTDRIFTIPNVISFIRLCMVPVYLVLLLNGYDLLATFMFALAACTDWIDGQVARRTHCVSKLGQLLDPAVDRILMICGVVGLLLVGRLPAWIVVVVLGRDLLMLIGGAYLLKRYKQRVAVIYPGKVATTFLFVGFAGLLLNMPLIGGLGWVYVAWLPGFNGVACSWGIWFVYAGLLLGLCTTTYYVLAGYRKMQKAKRLEAKGRL; encoded by the coding sequence ATGTCAGCGAAAAACAACGAGCAGGTAACCGATCGCATTTTCACCATTCCGAACGTTATATCTTTTATCCGGCTGTGCATGGTGCCCGTGTACCTGGTGCTGCTGCTCAACGGATACGATTTGCTGGCCACGTTCATGTTCGCGCTGGCCGCTTGCACCGACTGGATCGACGGACAGGTGGCGCGCCGCACGCACTGCGTGTCGAAGCTCGGCCAGCTGCTTGACCCGGCCGTCGACCGCATCCTGATGATCTGCGGCGTGGTCGGCCTGCTTTTGGTGGGTCGCTTGCCCGCTTGGATTGTTGTGGTGGTGCTCGGCCGCGATTTGCTGATGCTTATCGGCGGTGCGTACCTGCTCAAGCGCTATAAGCAGCGCGTTGCCGTCATCTATCCGGGCAAGGTTGCCACCACGTTTCTGTTCGTCGGGTTCGCGGGCCTGCTGCTGAACATGCCGCTTATCGGCGGCCTGGGCTGGGTCTACGTCGCGTGGCTGCCCGGCTTCAACGGCGTTGCGTGCTCGTGGGGCATCTGGTTCGTGTACGCCGGCTTGCTTTTGGGCCTGTGCACCACCACGTACTACGTGCTGGCGGGTTACCGCAAAATGCAGAAGGCGAAGCGTCTTGAGGCGAAAGGTCGTCTGTAG
- a CDS encoding VanW family protein: MQGRAQHAGARNQPSARGRQRDKAAAPQARQRSGRQQVTGTENAGFRQPELWVKDDAKRRSARSRNHQSSSRSSAGASAAVGTLRSIGFAVLGFLASLMRLVGKGFASLVRKSRVAGVVVVVACLLAVGVGVDGCTTAGRVYQGVHVGCVDASGMTRDEIISAVDDAYTQPLRAASVTVFASDEAAAQTAEAASQQDQQDAALAEQMAVDEAKASKQAWVADGAGLGVAIDAEGLADAALAVGRDSGGALSRLGAQFFGTDISVTPTFNDQLVDAFAAEIDAAIGQPHADYDIAVSGGVAYVQSGHDGWEVNRSSLCDQLAPLLLQGGGQMVAHTDYAPLRITERDATQVAQAVTSALAGGAEFDFEGTAWEASASEVGAWVATTIEGEGDSWHLRPYIDSDLAKSSMLSGIRQSSGNALSGVSFSAAQDGTVTVRTSGSGSLPLVSDAASALTSALFGSGSDIEPAQSTPKVDVASTAMPAELSLDDALACGVVGPIGTYTTQFTTGAGTENRNHNIALVSQLLDNSICAAGQTWSYNDTTGNCDEGKGFLGAGAIIDGEYTDSVGGGICQVATTVFNAVYESGLPVKERHNHSLYIASYPQGRDAAVSYPELDLVWQNDTANDVLVKVSCSEGSVTATLYGVDSGYQVSTETGQWEKGKTHSSTTKVDDTLAPGISYVKTRGTDGSTIEVTRTVKDAAGNIVRQDLFASVYDPVNEVVVKGPDTAAG, translated from the coding sequence GTGCAAGGACGCGCGCAGCATGCTGGCGCTCGCAACCAGCCGTCCGCTCGCGGAAGGCAGCGCGACAAGGCGGCTGCTCCACAAGCTCGCCAGCGTTCTGGCCGTCAACAAGTTACCGGCACCGAAAACGCCGGGTTTCGACAGCCCGAGCTGTGGGTGAAGGACGACGCTAAACGGCGCTCAGCGCGCAGCCGCAATCACCAATCATCGTCTCGCTCGTCGGCGGGGGCGTCTGCTGCGGTAGGAACTTTGCGCTCCATCGGCTTTGCCGTGCTAGGTTTCCTGGCTTCGCTTATGCGTCTTGTCGGCAAAGGGTTTGCCTCGCTGGTTCGCAAAAGCCGCGTGGCGGGCGTTGTCGTGGTTGTTGCGTGCTTGCTTGCGGTCGGCGTGGGCGTGGATGGCTGCACCACGGCCGGCCGCGTCTATCAGGGCGTGCATGTGGGTTGCGTTGATGCGTCGGGAATGACGCGCGATGAAATCATTTCAGCTGTTGATGACGCGTATACGCAACCGCTTCGTGCGGCAAGCGTCACCGTCTTCGCATCGGACGAAGCCGCGGCTCAAACGGCCGAAGCGGCTTCTCAGCAGGATCAGCAGGACGCCGCCCTGGCCGAGCAGATGGCCGTCGACGAGGCGAAGGCTTCGAAGCAGGCGTGGGTTGCCGATGGGGCAGGCCTTGGCGTTGCCATCGATGCCGAGGGCCTTGCTGACGCCGCCCTTGCCGTCGGTCGCGACTCCGGCGGCGCGCTGTCGCGTCTTGGCGCGCAGTTTTTCGGGACGGACATTTCCGTAACGCCTACGTTCAACGATCAGCTTGTCGATGCGTTCGCAGCCGAAATAGATGCGGCCATCGGACAGCCGCATGCCGACTACGACATAGCCGTTTCGGGCGGCGTTGCTTACGTGCAGTCTGGCCATGACGGTTGGGAAGTGAATCGCTCGTCGCTGTGCGACCAGCTTGCTCCTCTTCTGCTGCAAGGCGGCGGTCAGATGGTGGCCCACACCGATTATGCTCCGCTGCGCATTACCGAGCGGGACGCCACGCAAGTCGCCCAGGCGGTCACCTCCGCGCTTGCCGGAGGTGCCGAGTTCGACTTCGAGGGAACGGCGTGGGAAGCTTCGGCATCGGAAGTGGGCGCGTGGGTTGCAACCACCATCGAGGGCGAGGGCGATTCGTGGCATCTGCGCCCCTATATCGACAGCGATCTTGCTAAGTCTTCTATGCTCTCCGGCATTCGGCAGTCTTCGGGCAACGCGCTTTCCGGTGTGTCGTTTTCTGCTGCCCAGGACGGGACGGTGACGGTGAGGACAAGCGGCTCGGGTTCGTTGCCGCTGGTGTCGGACGCCGCTTCGGCCTTGACCTCGGCGCTGTTCGGCTCCGGCAGCGACATCGAGCCAGCGCAATCTACGCCGAAGGTTGATGTTGCTTCTACTGCCATGCCTGCGGAACTGTCTCTTGATGATGCGCTTGCCTGCGGCGTCGTCGGGCCTATCGGTACGTACACCACGCAGTTCACGACGGGTGCCGGCACGGAAAACCGCAACCACAACATCGCGTTGGTCTCTCAGCTGCTCGACAACTCGATTTGCGCTGCGGGCCAGACGTGGTCGTACAACGACACCACCGGCAACTGCGATGAAGGAAAGGGCTTTTTAGGCGCCGGCGCCATCATCGACGGCGAATACACCGATTCGGTGGGCGGCGGCATCTGCCAGGTTGCCACCACGGTGTTCAACGCCGTGTACGAGTCGGGCCTGCCCGTCAAAGAGCGGCACAACCATTCGCTTTACATCGCCAGCTATCCGCAGGGGCGCGATGCGGCTGTCAGCTATCCTGAACTTGACCTTGTGTGGCAAAACGATACCGCCAACGATGTTTTGGTAAAGGTCTCGTGCTCAGAAGGGTCCGTAACCGCTACACTGTATGGAGTCGATTCCGGTTATCAGGTATCCACCGAAACCGGTCAATGGGAGAAGGGCAAGACGCATTCGTCTACCACGAAGGTCGACGATACGCTGGCCCCGGGTATCAGCTACGTGAAAACGCGCGGCACCGATGGTTCCACCATCGAGGTCACGCGCACGGTCAAAGATGCCGCTGGCAACATCGTGCGGCAAGACCTGTTCGCTTCTGTGTACGACCCGGTGAACGAAGTGGTGGTCAAGGGGCCGGACACGGCGGCGGGGTAA
- a CDS encoding phenylacetate--CoA ligase family protein — MYFQPEIETMPREELRDLQLERMKWCVQYAYDNVPFYQKTFKEAGVEPGDLKTLEGITKFPFVLKQDMRDNYPDGLFAVPRSKVARIHASSGTTGQATVVGSTANDLKHWGECFARGLAICDCDENSTMQVSYGYGLFTGGLGAHYGGETAGCAVVPTSSGNTKRQIQMLKDMDVDVLCCTPSYALLIADTCIEMGMNPATDLKLHAGIFGAEPCSQGMREEIAEKLGIQYCDVYGLSEVMGPGVAFECKEMSGLHLAEDHFFAEIIDPQTLQPVPDGQYGELVFTTLTRECCPLVRYRTRDITRIISEPCACGRTHRKIGKIIGRSDDMLILRGVNVFPSQIEQVITGFPEIATQYQIVLTTRGPLDHVELRVETVPEFPFDEIRKLEDLKKRLAAELKSNLQIAVDIKLVEPKSIERSEGKAKRIIDLRKEQ; from the coding sequence GTGTACTTCCAGCCGGAAATTGAGACGATGCCACGTGAGGAGCTGCGCGACCTGCAGCTTGAGCGCATGAAATGGTGCGTACAGTACGCATACGACAACGTTCCTTTCTACCAGAAGACGTTTAAGGAAGCCGGCGTCGAGCCGGGCGACCTGAAAACGCTCGAAGGCATCACGAAGTTCCCCTTTGTCCTGAAGCAGGACATGCGCGACAACTATCCCGACGGCCTGTTCGCCGTGCCGCGCAGCAAAGTTGCCCGCATCCACGCCTCTTCTGGCACCACCGGCCAGGCAACGGTTGTCGGCTCTACCGCCAACGATCTGAAGCATTGGGGCGAGTGCTTTGCGCGCGGCCTTGCCATCTGCGATTGCGATGAGAACTCTACCATGCAGGTCTCTTACGGTTATGGCCTGTTCACGGGTGGTCTGGGCGCGCACTATGGCGGAGAAACCGCCGGCTGCGCCGTCGTCCCCACCTCTTCTGGCAACACGAAGCGCCAGATCCAGATGCTTAAGGACATGGACGTCGACGTGCTGTGCTGCACGCCTTCTTACGCTCTGCTTATTGCCGATACGTGCATCGAGATGGGCATGAACCCCGCCACCGATCTGAAGCTGCACGCCGGCATCTTCGGCGCCGAGCCCTGCAGCCAGGGCATGCGCGAGGAAATCGCCGAGAAGCTGGGCATCCAGTATTGCGACGTGTACGGCCTGTCCGAAGTCATGGGCCCGGGCGTGGCGTTCGAGTGCAAGGAAATGAGCGGCCTGCACCTGGCCGAGGACCATTTCTTCGCCGAGATCATCGACCCACAAACGCTTCAGCCGGTTCCCGACGGCCAGTACGGCGAGCTGGTGTTCACCACGCTGACGCGCGAATGCTGCCCGCTGGTGCGCTACCGGACGCGCGACATCACGCGCATCATCTCCGAGCCGTGCGCCTGCGGCCGCACGCACCGCAAGATCGGCAAGATCATCGGCCGCTCCGACGACATGCTCATCCTGCGCGGCGTCAACGTGTTCCCGTCGCAGATCGAGCAGGTTATCACCGGCTTCCCCGAGATTGCCACGCAGTATCAGATCGTCCTCACCACGCGCGGCCCGCTCGACCACGTCGAGCTGCGCGTCGAGACCGTGCCCGAGTTCCCGTTCGACGAGATTCGCAAGCTTGAAGACCTCAAGAAGCGCCTGGCCGCCGAGTTGAAGAGCAACCTGCAGATTGCCGTGGACATCAAGCTTGTTGAGCCGAAGTCCATCGAGCGCAGCGAGGGCAAGGCAAAGCGCATCATCGACCTGCGAAAGGAGCAGTAG
- a CDS encoding ACT domain-containing protein, producing MISQLTIFLENEKGRLAAATRAVAVAGSNMHALYLADTEDFGVARMLCDKPEATAEALRGAGWRAAVTPVLGVRVPDVPGGLAKLLEFLDEQNVNVEYGYCMSVEGGHAVDVLKVAGDDEVERKLADAGFEPVAPEDLYVVD from the coding sequence ATGATTTCCCAGCTGACTATTTTCCTTGAGAACGAAAAGGGCCGCTTGGCCGCCGCCACGCGTGCGGTGGCCGTTGCCGGCAGCAACATGCACGCGCTGTATCTGGCCGACACCGAGGACTTCGGCGTGGCCCGCATGCTGTGCGACAAGCCCGAGGCTACGGCCGAAGCGCTGCGCGGCGCTGGTTGGCGCGCAGCCGTCACGCCGGTGCTCGGCGTGCGCGTGCCCGACGTTCCGGGCGGTTTGGCGAAGCTGCTCGAGTTTTTGGACGAGCAGAACGTCAACGTTGAATACGGCTACTGCATGTCCGTCGAAGGCGGTCACGCGGTCGATGTGTTGAAGGTGGCTGGTGACGACGAGGTCGAGCGCAAGCTCGCCGACGCCGGGTTCGAGCCGGTTGCTCCGGAGGATCTCTACGTTGTCGACTAG
- a CDS encoding D-alanyl-D-alanine carboxypeptidase family protein: MLVFVLACTPVLGWPAAAHADVRKADTVYGETVDARGLAVAQSPNIDAERAIVVDADGTVYFERNADEAANIASVTKIMTAAVTLDAVDAGLVSLDTKVTVSADAAEVGESSAGLQEGDVMTLETALKALLVPSGNDGAIALAETVGAALQTSGQASGNSAVDAFVAQMNATAAKVGCTNTVYENPHGLDFDQYAGNLHSTAADQAKVVAYAMRNQTFRSIVGGGSTTITVTRSGAAADVFLETTDGFFDINDNAIGVKTGYTEKAGACFAGAVNKDGEELYAIVLDSSSESQRFFDADELCEWVFDHKQTYQLAHSDQSAQMNGASVPLVAQVAHADWIDRTIPATFADPAAAVEVFDLNGNVSQSVTFDNVTGDVHAGDKVGTVTFKQRNQVVATQDLVACKDVPAPSVFESIGIAFDRFMRGFSGADTVATSQLLNTTPLIVDKTSAV, from the coding sequence GTGCTTGTGTTCGTGCTTGCATGCACGCCGGTGCTTGGCTGGCCTGCGGCGGCTCACGCTGATGTGCGCAAAGCCGATACCGTATACGGTGAAACGGTGGATGCACGCGGCCTGGCCGTTGCGCAGTCCCCGAACATCGATGCCGAGCGTGCCATTGTCGTAGATGCCGATGGCACCGTGTATTTCGAGCGCAATGCCGATGAGGCAGCTAACATCGCGTCGGTCACGAAGATCATGACAGCAGCGGTTACGCTTGATGCCGTTGATGCGGGCTTGGTGTCGCTTGACACGAAAGTGACGGTGTCGGCCGATGCCGCCGAGGTGGGCGAGTCGTCGGCCGGCCTGCAAGAAGGCGACGTCATGACGCTGGAAACGGCGCTGAAGGCGCTGCTGGTACCTTCGGGAAACGATGGCGCCATTGCGCTGGCCGAAACCGTTGGCGCTGCGCTGCAGACTTCGGGGCAGGCAAGCGGAAACTCTGCGGTGGATGCTTTCGTTGCGCAGATGAACGCTACGGCCGCAAAGGTCGGATGCACGAACACGGTGTACGAGAATCCGCACGGTCTTGATTTCGACCAGTATGCGGGAAACCTGCACAGCACCGCTGCAGACCAGGCGAAAGTCGTTGCGTACGCCATGCGCAATCAAACGTTTCGGTCTATTGTCGGCGGTGGTTCCACCACCATCACGGTAACGCGCAGCGGCGCTGCGGCCGATGTGTTCCTGGAAACCACCGACGGATTCTTCGATATCAACGATAATGCCATCGGCGTGAAAACGGGCTATACCGAAAAGGCCGGCGCGTGCTTTGCCGGCGCGGTGAACAAAGATGGCGAAGAGCTGTACGCCATCGTGCTGGACTCGTCTTCGGAAAGCCAGCGCTTCTTCGATGCCGATGAGCTGTGCGAATGGGTGTTCGATCACAAGCAAACGTACCAGCTGGCCCACAGCGATCAGTCTGCGCAGATGAACGGCGCGTCGGTGCCGTTGGTGGCGCAGGTTGCTCACGCCGACTGGATCGACCGCACCATCCCGGCCACGTTTGCCGACCCTGCGGCCGCCGTCGAGGTGTTCGACCTTAACGGCAACGTCAGCCAGTCGGTCACGTTCGACAACGTTACGGGCGACGTACATGCGGGCGACAAGGTGGGTACCGTCACGTTCAAGCAGCGCAACCAGGTTGTTGCCACGCAAGATCTGGTGGCGTGCAAGGATGTGCCTGCGCCAAGCGTGTTCGAATCCATCGGCATCGCGTTCGATCGCTTCATGCGCGGTTTCTCTGGCGCGGATACGGTTGCCACATCGCAGCTGCTCAACACCACGCCGCTTATCGTTGACAAGACTTCTGCCGTTTAA
- a CDS encoding FHA domain-containing protein, producing MANVCPVCNNPIDPQDAACPQCGFKLQGSTQRFTPLTFGEDALMSTAKTKPTAVLHVVRGPQTGVSFKLGDKRLTIGRSPQCDIFLNDMTVSRMHASVYPCDSGYEISDEASFNGVWVNNNSVDTYLLADGDVVQIGAFCLVYKEE from the coding sequence ATGGCGAATGTGTGCCCTGTTTGCAACAACCCTATCGATCCGCAGGACGCGGCCTGCCCGCAGTGCGGCTTCAAGCTGCAAGGCTCTACGCAGCGTTTCACGCCGCTTACCTTCGGCGAAGACGCGCTTATGTCCACAGCGAAAACGAAGCCCACGGCGGTGCTGCACGTGGTGCGCGGGCCACAGACGGGCGTGTCGTTCAAGCTGGGGGACAAGCGTCTGACCATCGGACGCAGTCCTCAGTGCGATATTTTCCTGAATGATATGACGGTGTCGCGTATGCACGCCTCCGTGTATCCGTGCGATTCGGGCTACGAGATTTCCGATGAGGCGTCGTTTAACGGCGTGTGGGTGAACAACAACAGCGTCGACACGTATCTGCTTGCCGACGGCGATGTCGTACAGATTGGCGCATTCTGCCTGGTTTATAAAGAGGAGTAA
- a CDS encoding thiamine pyrophosphate-dependent enzyme: MELLSGNEAIAQGAWEAGCRIGVAYPGTPSTETLETFAKKDGVYAEWCINEKVAVEVGVGASAAGARVLATMKHVGVNVAADPLFTTSYTGVGGGFVILAADDPGMYSSQDEQDSHYYALSAHIPMLDPSDSAEALAFTRDAFDLSEQFDTPFFIRSSVRVSHTRTPVECGQRVEHDLVPYETNPAKWVMMPAFAKPRRKVQLARLEQLEQWVETCPYNKVERKGTSIGVVCAGACYQHVLEALPEASVFKLGVSYPLPKEALRDFASEVDAVYVVEEASTYLTDAVRALGIDVANFPCGLPRDGEMSPGLIRAAFGVEAPAHQAAPDDLPGRPPALCAGCPHRLVFKELSRMKAVVTGDIGCYTLGALPPLSAMDTTIDMGASVSMSHGFELAWAGTEHRPIVAVIGDSTFAHSGLSALISTVYNKGAGTVCVLDNRTTAMTGRQGNPFNGETLQHRPSRELDMEGVIRAIGVEDVRTVDPNDMKAVRLALREATRSDELSVIVFRSPCVLIDRIKKPVYVVADTCTACGVCSTLGCPAIATREEDGHAIIDDTQCIGCGHCAQYCAFKSIVSTAKEGE, encoded by the coding sequence ATGGAGCTGTTATCTGGCAACGAAGCAATCGCGCAAGGCGCGTGGGAGGCGGGGTGCCGCATCGGCGTGGCATACCCCGGCACGCCTTCCACCGAAACGCTTGAGACGTTTGCGAAGAAAGACGGCGTGTACGCCGAGTGGTGCATCAACGAGAAAGTGGCCGTGGAGGTGGGCGTAGGCGCTAGCGCCGCCGGCGCGCGCGTGCTTGCAACCATGAAGCACGTCGGTGTGAACGTGGCTGCCGACCCGCTGTTCACCACGTCGTATACCGGCGTTGGCGGCGGATTCGTCATTCTGGCGGCCGACGACCCGGGCATGTACTCGTCGCAGGACGAGCAGGACTCGCATTACTATGCGCTGTCTGCGCACATCCCCATGCTGGATCCGTCGGACTCCGCTGAGGCGCTTGCGTTCACGCGCGATGCGTTCGACTTGTCCGAGCAGTTCGACACCCCGTTCTTCATCCGCTCTTCTGTGCGCGTGTCGCATACGCGCACACCTGTTGAGTGCGGCCAGCGCGTCGAGCACGACCTGGTGCCTTACGAGACGAACCCGGCGAAGTGGGTCATGATGCCGGCGTTCGCCAAGCCGCGCCGCAAGGTGCAGCTTGCTCGCTTGGAGCAGCTTGAGCAGTGGGTTGAGACGTGCCCGTACAACAAGGTGGAGCGCAAGGGTACCTCCATTGGCGTCGTGTGCGCGGGTGCGTGCTATCAGCATGTACTTGAGGCGCTCCCCGAGGCGTCCGTATTCAAGCTGGGCGTTTCCTACCCGCTGCCGAAAGAGGCGCTGCGAGATTTCGCGTCCGAAGTCGATGCGGTCTACGTGGTGGAAGAGGCTTCCACGTACCTTACCGACGCGGTGCGCGCGCTGGGCATCGACGTGGCGAACTTCCCCTGCGGTCTGCCGCGCGATGGCGAGATGTCGCCGGGCCTGATCCGCGCCGCGTTCGGCGTTGAGGCACCTGCGCACCAGGCTGCGCCCGACGACCTTCCCGGCCGTCCGCCCGCGCTGTGCGCCGGATGCCCGCATCGCTTGGTGTTCAAGGAGCTTTCGCGCATGAAGGCCGTGGTCACGGGCGATATCGGATGCTATACGCTTGGCGCGCTGCCGCCGCTTTCGGCCATGGACACCACCATCGACATGGGCGCTTCCGTTTCCATGTCCCACGGCTTCGAGCTTGCGTGGGCCGGTACGGAGCATCGTCCCATCGTGGCCGTCATCGGCGACTCCACGTTCGCTCATTCGGGTTTGTCGGCGCTTATCAGCACCGTGTACAACAAGGGCGCCGGCACGGTGTGCGTGCTCGACAACCGCACCACGGCCATGACTGGTCGTCAGGGTAACCCGTTTAACGGCGAAACGCTGCAGCACCGCCCGTCGCGCGAGCTTGACATGGAAGGCGTCATCCGCGCCATCGGCGTTGAGGACGTGCGCACCGTCGACCCGAACGACATGAAGGCCGTTCGCCTGGCGCTGCGCGAGGCCACGCGCTCCGATGAGCTGTCCGTCATCGTGTTCCGCAGCCCCTGCGTGCTGATCGACCGCATCAAGAAGCCTGTTTACGTGGTTGCCGATACGTGCACCGCGTGCGGCGTGTGCTCCACGCTTGGCTGCCCGGCCATCGCCACGCGCGAGGAAGACGGGCATGCCATCATCGACGACACGCAGTGCATCGGCTGCGGCCACTGCGCCCAGTACTGCGCGTTCAAAAGCATCGTTTCCACGGCCAAGGAAGGGGAGTAA